From a single Vespa crabro chromosome 22, iyVesCrab1.2, whole genome shotgun sequence genomic region:
- the LOC124431604 gene encoding fibroblast growth factor receptor homolog 1-like isoform X1: MATKNFFILGILLGILEIVYVRGRLIRLDISNPDVIVSTGEKLTIRCLTDYDGETTWYKDNVALRHSSTRLRVMKQTLRFKYIEIGDAGSYGCSTETDDDDDNNKTIEWRNVTLKVEEALQNDGYHREDDGKIGNVLEGLGPSEETNELEIETRNLPETRSLHLDSEKSDVELDNDKGENEMAGEHNKTLPDRPPSFNKSDEMHGSIVKPAGNMLRLKCPSVGNPRPNITWLKNNEEPKRSLGTMIKTKWTLRLEDLVPDDSGNYTCIVCNHLGCINHTFKVDIIETVRHRPILTRPPRNTTVLLGSNASMTCEVLSDAHRHLEWYHGCHTSFDTVNKTNQTVRVEVKAGIAENPEVLKLYNVTEKDEGWYTCIAQNTLGETFSSAYLRVVETLEEHRVPLAARPQILVNVLAAVLCVFFAVGVVVVIYIFHRLKREKMKKLLAIETARAAVVTQWTKKVIVEKQKLVNAQNVQEPLLMPVVKIEKQKSTVTTEDSNGGSISEYELPLDSAWELPREQLTLGNTLGEGAFGKVIRAQTNTGKPGIPNVVAVKMLKEGHTDAEMMDLVSEMEMMKMIGKHVNIINLLGACTQGGPLYVVVEFAPHGNLRDFLRDHRPSSSGYEPTIGQEEKERKTLTQKDLVSFAYQVARGMEYLASRRCIHRDLAARNVLVSDEYILKIADFGLARDIHCHDYYRKTTDGRLPVKWMAPEALFHRVYTTQSDVWSYGILLWEIMTLGGTPYPSVPSVEKLFQLLRTGHRMEKPPCCSIEIYMLMRDCWSYQPNERPMFGELVEDLDRILTITANEEYLDLGLPQLDTPPSSQESSDDAEDDETGEQFPYLL, encoded by the exons ATATCTCGAATCCAGACGTAATCGTTTCCACGGGCGAAAAGTTGACTATAAGGTGTTTAACGGACTACGACGGCGAGACTACGTGGTACAAGGACAACGTGGCACTGCGTCATTCGTCAACGAGGTTGCGGGTTATGAAGCAAACGTTAAGATTCAAATACATTGAGATAGGCGACGCCGGTTCTTACGGTTGCTCAACCGAAaccgatgatgatgatgataataataaaacgatcgaaTGGAGGAACGTTACGTTAAAAGTTGAAGAGGCTTTACAAAACGATGGTTACCATCGCGAGGATGATGGGAAAATTGGTAATGTTCTCGAAGGACTCGGACCGAGCGAGGAAACGAACGAGCTTGAAATCGAGACGAGAA ATCTACCTGAGACGCGTTCGTTGCATTTGGACAGCGAGAAATCTGACGTAGAATTGGACAACGATAAAGGTGAAAACGAAATGGCAGGGGAACATAACAAAACTTTACCCGATCGTCCGCCTTCTTTCAACAAAAGCGACGAGATGCATGGAAGTATCGTAAAACCTGCTGGAAATATGTTACGACTTAAATGTCCAAGCGTCGGTAATCCTAGGCCTAACATTACCTGGTTGAAAAACAACGAAGAACCTAAGAGATCTCTTGGTACAATGATCAAAACAAAATGGACATTAAGACTGGAAGACCTCGTGCCCGATGACAGTGGAAACTATACTTGCATCGTCTGCAATCATCTCGGTTGCATAAATCATACGTTCAAGGTCGACATTATAG AGACCGTGAGGCACCGACCGATCCTGACGCGACCCCCACGAAACACAACTGTACTCCTAGGAAGCAACGCTAGTATGACATGTGAGGTCCTCTCGGATGCCCATCGTCATCTCGAATGGTATCACGGTTGTCATACATCTTTCGATACCGTCAACAAAACGAATCAGACTGTCCGGGTGGAGGTCAAG GCTGGTATCGCTGAAAATCCTGAAGTATTGAAGCTCTACAACGTCACCGAAAAAGACGAAGGATGGTATACCTGTATAGCCCAAAATACATTAGGGGAGACATTTAGCAGTGCCTATCTACGAGTCGTCGAAA CGTTGGAGGAGCATCGTGTACCGCTTGCAGCGAGGCCGCAAATCCTGGTTAACGTTTTGGCTGCAGTACTATGCGTATTCTTTGCCGTTGGTGTCGTCGTAGTGATCTACATATTTCATCGTTTGAAACgcgagaagatgaagaaactATTGGCTATAGAAACTGCACGTGCTGCGGTTGTAACCCAATGGACAAAAAAGGTTATAGTTGAAAAGCAGAAATTGGTTAACGCCCAGAACGTACAGGAACCATTATTAATGCCAGTGGTCAAGATAGAAAAGCAAAAGTCTACGGTAACTACGGAGGACAGTAATGGCGGTAGTATATCAGAGTACGAATTGCCGCTTGATAGCGCTTGGGAATTGCCGCGAGAACAATTGACCTTGGGCAATACACTTGGTGAAGGTGCCTTTGGGAAGGTCATCAGAGCGCAAACCAATACCGGGAAACCTGGTATACCTAACGTCGTTGCCGTCAAAATGTTAAAgg agggTCACACGGACGCCGAGATGATGGATCTTGTATCTGAGATGgagatgatgaagatgatcgGCAAACACGTTAACATAATAAACCTATTGGGTGCGTGTACACAGGGTGGACCACTTTACGTTGTTGTTGAATTTGCACCTCACGGTAATCTTCGAGATTTCCTTCGCGATCATCGTCCATCCTCTTCCGGTTATGAGCCAACGATCGgtcaagaagaaaaggaacgaaagaccCTAACACAAAAGGATTTAGTGTCGTTTGCTTATCAAGTTGCACGAGGAATGGAATATCTTGCTAGTAGAAGATGTATACACAGAGATCTAGCAGCACGAAATGTTCTCGTTAGCGACGAATATATCCTCAAGATCGCTGACTTCGGTCTTGCAAGGGACATACACTGTCACGATTACTATAGAAAAACGACCGACGGCAGGTTGCCTGTTAAATGGATGGCACCGGAGGCTCTTTTTCATCGGGTATATACCACTCAGTCCGACGT ATGGTCGTACGGCATACTGCTGTGGGAAATAATGACGCTGGGTGGCACACCATATCCATCCGTACCCTCGGTCGAGAAACTTTTTCAATTGCTGAGGACGGGACACAGGATGGAAAAACCGCCGTGTTGCTCGATCGAAAT ATACATGCTCATGAGAGACTGTTGGAGCTATCAACCAAACGAAAGGCCGATGTTCGGTGAATTGGTCGAAGATCTCGataggatattaacgataacggcTAACGAG GAATATTTAGATCTCGGTTTACCCCAATTGGATACACCACCGTCCAGTCAAGAATCGAGCGATGATGCCGAGGACGATGAAACCGGCGAACAATTTCCGTACCTGttataa
- the LOC124431604 gene encoding fibroblast growth factor receptor homolog 1-like isoform X2 has protein sequence MATKNFFILGILLGILEIVYVRGRLIRLDISNPDVIVSTGEKLTIRCLTDYDGETTWYKDNVALRHSSTRLRVMKQTLRFKYIEIGDAGSYGCSTETDDDDDNNKTIEWRNVTLKVEEALQNDGYHREDDGKIGNVLEGLGPSEETNELEIETRNLPETRSLHLDSEKSDVELDNDKGENEMAGEHNKTLPDRPPSFNKSDEMHGSIVKPAGNMLRLKCPSVGNPRPNITWLKNNEEPKRSLGTMIKTKWTLRLEDLVPDDSGNYTCIVCNHLGCINHTFKVDIIERFPHKPYINEDFPKNVTALVNSSVIFKCPIVSDLEPYIQWVKVAEYPGDQEDTPKGTLLQAGIAENPEVLKLYNVTEKDEGWYTCIAQNTLGETFSSAYLRVVETLEEHRVPLAARPQILVNVLAAVLCVFFAVGVVVVIYIFHRLKREKMKKLLAIETARAAVVTQWTKKVIVEKQKLVNAQNVQEPLLMPVVKIEKQKSTVTTEDSNGGSISEYELPLDSAWELPREQLTLGNTLGEGAFGKVIRAQTNTGKPGIPNVVAVKMLKEGHTDAEMMDLVSEMEMMKMIGKHVNIINLLGACTQGGPLYVVVEFAPHGNLRDFLRDHRPSSSGYEPTIGQEEKERKTLTQKDLVSFAYQVARGMEYLASRRCIHRDLAARNVLVSDEYILKIADFGLARDIHCHDYYRKTTDGRLPVKWMAPEALFHRVYTTQSDVWSYGILLWEIMTLGGTPYPSVPSVEKLFQLLRTGHRMEKPPCCSIEIYMLMRDCWSYQPNERPMFGELVEDLDRILTITANEEYLDLGLPQLDTPPSSQESSDDAEDDETGEQFPYLL, from the exons ATATCTCGAATCCAGACGTAATCGTTTCCACGGGCGAAAAGTTGACTATAAGGTGTTTAACGGACTACGACGGCGAGACTACGTGGTACAAGGACAACGTGGCACTGCGTCATTCGTCAACGAGGTTGCGGGTTATGAAGCAAACGTTAAGATTCAAATACATTGAGATAGGCGACGCCGGTTCTTACGGTTGCTCAACCGAAaccgatgatgatgatgataataataaaacgatcgaaTGGAGGAACGTTACGTTAAAAGTTGAAGAGGCTTTACAAAACGATGGTTACCATCGCGAGGATGATGGGAAAATTGGTAATGTTCTCGAAGGACTCGGACCGAGCGAGGAAACGAACGAGCTTGAAATCGAGACGAGAA ATCTACCTGAGACGCGTTCGTTGCATTTGGACAGCGAGAAATCTGACGTAGAATTGGACAACGATAAAGGTGAAAACGAAATGGCAGGGGAACATAACAAAACTTTACCCGATCGTCCGCCTTCTTTCAACAAAAGCGACGAGATGCATGGAAGTATCGTAAAACCTGCTGGAAATATGTTACGACTTAAATGTCCAAGCGTCGGTAATCCTAGGCCTAACATTACCTGGTTGAAAAACAACGAAGAACCTAAGAGATCTCTTGGTACAATGATCAAAACAAAATGGACATTAAGACTGGAAGACCTCGTGCCCGATGACAGTGGAAACTATACTTGCATCGTCTGCAATCATCTCGGTTGCATAAATCATACGTTCAAGGTCGACATTATAG AGCGTTTCCCGCACAAGCCGTACATCAACGAGGACTTTCCGAAGAACGTGACTGCATTGGTGAACAGTAGCGTGATATTCAAGTGTCCAATCGTGTCGGACCTTGAACCTTACATACAATGGGTCAAGGTAGCCGAATATCCCGGCGATCAGGAGGACACACCAAAAGGGACCTTGCTCCAG GCTGGTATCGCTGAAAATCCTGAAGTATTGAAGCTCTACAACGTCACCGAAAAAGACGAAGGATGGTATACCTGTATAGCCCAAAATACATTAGGGGAGACATTTAGCAGTGCCTATCTACGAGTCGTCGAAA CGTTGGAGGAGCATCGTGTACCGCTTGCAGCGAGGCCGCAAATCCTGGTTAACGTTTTGGCTGCAGTACTATGCGTATTCTTTGCCGTTGGTGTCGTCGTAGTGATCTACATATTTCATCGTTTGAAACgcgagaagatgaagaaactATTGGCTATAGAAACTGCACGTGCTGCGGTTGTAACCCAATGGACAAAAAAGGTTATAGTTGAAAAGCAGAAATTGGTTAACGCCCAGAACGTACAGGAACCATTATTAATGCCAGTGGTCAAGATAGAAAAGCAAAAGTCTACGGTAACTACGGAGGACAGTAATGGCGGTAGTATATCAGAGTACGAATTGCCGCTTGATAGCGCTTGGGAATTGCCGCGAGAACAATTGACCTTGGGCAATACACTTGGTGAAGGTGCCTTTGGGAAGGTCATCAGAGCGCAAACCAATACCGGGAAACCTGGTATACCTAACGTCGTTGCCGTCAAAATGTTAAAgg agggTCACACGGACGCCGAGATGATGGATCTTGTATCTGAGATGgagatgatgaagatgatcgGCAAACACGTTAACATAATAAACCTATTGGGTGCGTGTACACAGGGTGGACCACTTTACGTTGTTGTTGAATTTGCACCTCACGGTAATCTTCGAGATTTCCTTCGCGATCATCGTCCATCCTCTTCCGGTTATGAGCCAACGATCGgtcaagaagaaaaggaacgaaagaccCTAACACAAAAGGATTTAGTGTCGTTTGCTTATCAAGTTGCACGAGGAATGGAATATCTTGCTAGTAGAAGATGTATACACAGAGATCTAGCAGCACGAAATGTTCTCGTTAGCGACGAATATATCCTCAAGATCGCTGACTTCGGTCTTGCAAGGGACATACACTGTCACGATTACTATAGAAAAACGACCGACGGCAGGTTGCCTGTTAAATGGATGGCACCGGAGGCTCTTTTTCATCGGGTATATACCACTCAGTCCGACGT ATGGTCGTACGGCATACTGCTGTGGGAAATAATGACGCTGGGTGGCACACCATATCCATCCGTACCCTCGGTCGAGAAACTTTTTCAATTGCTGAGGACGGGACACAGGATGGAAAAACCGCCGTGTTGCTCGATCGAAAT ATACATGCTCATGAGAGACTGTTGGAGCTATCAACCAAACGAAAGGCCGATGTTCGGTGAATTGGTCGAAGATCTCGataggatattaacgataacggcTAACGAG GAATATTTAGATCTCGGTTTACCCCAATTGGATACACCACCGTCCAGTCAAGAATCGAGCGATGATGCCGAGGACGATGAAACCGGCGAACAATTTCCGTACCTGttataa
- the LOC124431604 gene encoding fibroblast growth factor receptor homolog 1-like isoform X3, with translation MKQTLRFKYIEIGDAGSYGCSTETDDDDDNNKTIEWRNVTLKVEEALQNDGYHREDDGKIGNVLEGLGPSEETNELEIETRNLPETRSLHLDSEKSDVELDNDKGENEMAGEHNKTLPDRPPSFNKSDEMHGSIVKPAGNMLRLKCPSVGNPRPNITWLKNNEEPKRSLGTMIKTKWTLRLEDLVPDDSGNYTCIVCNHLGCINHTFKVDIIETVRHRPILTRPPRNTTVLLGSNASMTCEVLSDAHRHLEWYHGCHTSFDTVNKTNQTVRVEVKAGIAENPEVLKLYNVTEKDEGWYTCIAQNTLGETFSSAYLRVVETLEEHRVPLAARPQILVNVLAAVLCVFFAVGVVVVIYIFHRLKREKMKKLLAIETARAAVVTQWTKKVIVEKQKLVNAQNVQEPLLMPVVKIEKQKSTVTTEDSNGGSISEYELPLDSAWELPREQLTLGNTLGEGAFGKVIRAQTNTGKPGIPNVVAVKMLKEGHTDAEMMDLVSEMEMMKMIGKHVNIINLLGACTQGGPLYVVVEFAPHGNLRDFLRDHRPSSSGYEPTIGQEEKERKTLTQKDLVSFAYQVARGMEYLASRRCIHRDLAARNVLVSDEYILKIADFGLARDIHCHDYYRKTTDGRLPVKWMAPEALFHRVYTTQSDVWSYGILLWEIMTLGGTPYPSVPSVEKLFQLLRTGHRMEKPPCCSIEIYMLMRDCWSYQPNERPMFGELVEDLDRILTITANEEYLDLGLPQLDTPPSSQESSDDAEDDETGEQFPYLL, from the exons ATGAAGCAAACGTTAAGATTCAAATACATTGAGATAGGCGACGCCGGTTCTTACGGTTGCTCAACCGAAaccgatgatgatgatgataataataaaacgatcgaaTGGAGGAACGTTACGTTAAAAGTTGAAGAGGCTTTACAAAACGATGGTTACCATCGCGAGGATGATGGGAAAATTGGTAATGTTCTCGAAGGACTCGGACCGAGCGAGGAAACGAACGAGCTTGAAATCGAGACGAGAA ATCTACCTGAGACGCGTTCGTTGCATTTGGACAGCGAGAAATCTGACGTAGAATTGGACAACGATAAAGGTGAAAACGAAATGGCAGGGGAACATAACAAAACTTTACCCGATCGTCCGCCTTCTTTCAACAAAAGCGACGAGATGCATGGAAGTATCGTAAAACCTGCTGGAAATATGTTACGACTTAAATGTCCAAGCGTCGGTAATCCTAGGCCTAACATTACCTGGTTGAAAAACAACGAAGAACCTAAGAGATCTCTTGGTACAATGATCAAAACAAAATGGACATTAAGACTGGAAGACCTCGTGCCCGATGACAGTGGAAACTATACTTGCATCGTCTGCAATCATCTCGGTTGCATAAATCATACGTTCAAGGTCGACATTATAG AGACCGTGAGGCACCGACCGATCCTGACGCGACCCCCACGAAACACAACTGTACTCCTAGGAAGCAACGCTAGTATGACATGTGAGGTCCTCTCGGATGCCCATCGTCATCTCGAATGGTATCACGGTTGTCATACATCTTTCGATACCGTCAACAAAACGAATCAGACTGTCCGGGTGGAGGTCAAG GCTGGTATCGCTGAAAATCCTGAAGTATTGAAGCTCTACAACGTCACCGAAAAAGACGAAGGATGGTATACCTGTATAGCCCAAAATACATTAGGGGAGACATTTAGCAGTGCCTATCTACGAGTCGTCGAAA CGTTGGAGGAGCATCGTGTACCGCTTGCAGCGAGGCCGCAAATCCTGGTTAACGTTTTGGCTGCAGTACTATGCGTATTCTTTGCCGTTGGTGTCGTCGTAGTGATCTACATATTTCATCGTTTGAAACgcgagaagatgaagaaactATTGGCTATAGAAACTGCACGTGCTGCGGTTGTAACCCAATGGACAAAAAAGGTTATAGTTGAAAAGCAGAAATTGGTTAACGCCCAGAACGTACAGGAACCATTATTAATGCCAGTGGTCAAGATAGAAAAGCAAAAGTCTACGGTAACTACGGAGGACAGTAATGGCGGTAGTATATCAGAGTACGAATTGCCGCTTGATAGCGCTTGGGAATTGCCGCGAGAACAATTGACCTTGGGCAATACACTTGGTGAAGGTGCCTTTGGGAAGGTCATCAGAGCGCAAACCAATACCGGGAAACCTGGTATACCTAACGTCGTTGCCGTCAAAATGTTAAAgg agggTCACACGGACGCCGAGATGATGGATCTTGTATCTGAGATGgagatgatgaagatgatcgGCAAACACGTTAACATAATAAACCTATTGGGTGCGTGTACACAGGGTGGACCACTTTACGTTGTTGTTGAATTTGCACCTCACGGTAATCTTCGAGATTTCCTTCGCGATCATCGTCCATCCTCTTCCGGTTATGAGCCAACGATCGgtcaagaagaaaaggaacgaaagaccCTAACACAAAAGGATTTAGTGTCGTTTGCTTATCAAGTTGCACGAGGAATGGAATATCTTGCTAGTAGAAGATGTATACACAGAGATCTAGCAGCACGAAATGTTCTCGTTAGCGACGAATATATCCTCAAGATCGCTGACTTCGGTCTTGCAAGGGACATACACTGTCACGATTACTATAGAAAAACGACCGACGGCAGGTTGCCTGTTAAATGGATGGCACCGGAGGCTCTTTTTCATCGGGTATATACCACTCAGTCCGACGT ATGGTCGTACGGCATACTGCTGTGGGAAATAATGACGCTGGGTGGCACACCATATCCATCCGTACCCTCGGTCGAGAAACTTTTTCAATTGCTGAGGACGGGACACAGGATGGAAAAACCGCCGTGTTGCTCGATCGAAAT ATACATGCTCATGAGAGACTGTTGGAGCTATCAACCAAACGAAAGGCCGATGTTCGGTGAATTGGTCGAAGATCTCGataggatattaacgataacggcTAACGAG GAATATTTAGATCTCGGTTTACCCCAATTGGATACACCACCGTCCAGTCAAGAATCGAGCGATGATGCCGAGGACGATGAAACCGGCGAACAATTTCCGTACCTGttataa
- the LOC124431660 gene encoding polycomb group RING finger protein 3 gives MERRIKLKTLNSHITCKICRGYLIDATTVTECLHTFCKSCLVKHLEEKHTCPTCQIVIHQSHPLQYISFDRTMQDIVYKLVPDLQESEIKREREFYRARGLPCPKDILPNAAEVEEEKATADAHAESDYHRADEQVNVCLECINASLKTLKRRFIRCSAQATITHLKKFIAKKVLSGMEKYRDIDILCNDELLGKDHTLKFVYVTRWRFRDPPLRLQYRPRIDI, from the exons atggaaagaagaataaaattaaaaactttgaacaGTCATATAACTTGCAAGATATGCCGTGGTTATTTAATAGATGCTACTACAGTAACAGAATGCTTACATACATTTTGCAAAAGTTGTTTGGTCAAACATTTGGAAGAAAAACATACGTGTCCAACATGTCAAATAGTAATACATCAATCGCACCCACTTCAGTATATCAGTTTCGACAGGACAATGCAAGATATTGTTTACAAATTAGTTCCAGATCTTCAAGAAA gtgaaatcaaaagggaaagagaatttTATAGAGCGAGAGGTTTACCATGTCCCAAGGATATTTTACCAAACGCTGCAGaggtagaagaagagaaagcaaCTGCAGATGCTCATGCAGAATCAGATTATCATAGAGCTGACGAacag GTAAATGTATGCCTGGAATGTATAAATGCTAGTTTGAAGACTTTAAAGCGAAGATTTATCAGATGTTCCGCACAGGCTACAATTACGCatcttaaaaaattcattgccAAAAAGGTTCTTAGTGGCATGGAAAAATATAGAGAT ATTGATATTTTGTGCAATGATGAATTACTAGGTAAGGATCACACTTTAAAGTTTGTATATGTGACAAGATGGAGGTTCCGGGACCCACCCTTAAGATTACAATATCGACCAcgaatagatatttaa